One genomic segment of Vibrio fluvialis includes these proteins:
- the arsC gene encoding arsenate reductase (glutaredoxin) (This arsenate reductase requires both glutathione and glutaredoxin to convert arsenate to arsenite, after which the efflux transporter formed by ArsA and ArsB can extrude the arsenite from the cell, providing resistance.), which yields MIVIHHNPDCGTSRNVLAIIEKAGYEPVIVDYLQEGWSRSQLLALFAAADLTPRSALRTTKSPAQELGLLAEDVSDAQILDAMLHYPVLVNRPIVCSPKGVKLCRPSESVLDLLDRWPAGPLYKEDGELILDASGHRVV from the coding sequence ATGATCGTTATTCACCATAACCCGGATTGTGGCACGTCACGCAACGTACTGGCGATTATCGAGAAGGCGGGGTATGAGCCTGTGATCGTCGACTATCTGCAAGAAGGATGGAGCCGTTCGCAGTTGCTGGCACTGTTTGCCGCCGCCGATCTCACACCTCGATCAGCGCTGCGTACCACCAAATCTCCGGCGCAGGAACTGGGTTTGCTCGCTGAAGATGTGAGTGACGCGCAGATTCTCGATGCCATGCTGCATTATCCGGTGTTGGTCAATCGGCCGATTGTCTGCTCACCGAAAGGGGTTAAGTTGTGCCGGCCTAGTGAATCGGTACTGGATTTACTCGATAGGTGGCCGGCCGGCCCTTTGTACAAAGAAGATGGCGAACTGATTCTGGATGCCTCCGGCCACCGAGTGGTGTGA
- the arsB gene encoding ACR3 family arsenite efflux transporter, with amino-acid sequence MGLFERYLTVWVGLAILGGIALGSLAPQAFAAIAGLELAHVNIVIAALIWLMIFPMMVQIDFSSLKDVGKKPKGLVLTLVINWLVKPFTMALLGWLFFKGLFADWVDPQTASEYIAGMILLGVAPCTAMVFVWSQLTKGDANYTLVQVSINDIIMIFAFAPIAGFLLGVTDITVPWDTLLLSVVLYVLIPLLAGAVARQKLDKANDHSTLNRFLATMKPWSIVGLLATVVLLFGFQAETILVRPQAIVLIAIPLLIQTYTIFAIAYWAAKRLKLPHNVAAPACMIGTSNFFELAVAVAVSLFGLHSGAALATVVGVLVEVPVMLSLVWFANRTRGWFEMTESSQ; translated from the coding sequence ATGGGTCTGTTTGAACGTTATCTGACCGTTTGGGTCGGGTTGGCTATTTTGGGTGGCATTGCATTGGGTAGTCTCGCGCCTCAAGCGTTTGCAGCGATTGCAGGCCTTGAGCTGGCACACGTGAACATCGTGATCGCGGCGTTGATTTGGTTGATGATCTTTCCAATGATGGTGCAGATTGATTTCTCCTCTCTGAAAGATGTTGGTAAGAAGCCGAAAGGTCTGGTCCTGACTCTGGTGATCAACTGGTTGGTCAAGCCGTTCACCATGGCGTTATTGGGGTGGCTGTTCTTTAAGGGGTTATTCGCTGACTGGGTCGATCCGCAAACCGCGAGCGAATACATTGCAGGCATGATTCTGCTGGGTGTTGCACCATGTACGGCGATGGTGTTTGTCTGGAGTCAGTTAACCAAAGGCGATGCAAACTACACGCTGGTGCAGGTTTCGATTAACGACATCATCATGATCTTTGCGTTTGCTCCGATTGCTGGCTTTCTGCTTGGCGTCACCGACATTACGGTGCCGTGGGACACACTGTTGCTCTCGGTAGTGTTGTACGTGTTGATTCCACTGTTGGCAGGGGCTGTCGCTCGTCAAAAGCTGGATAAAGCCAATGACCACTCAACGCTGAATCGTTTCCTGGCGACGATGAAACCGTGGTCGATCGTAGGTTTGCTGGCAACGGTGGTACTGCTGTTTGGTTTTCAGGCGGAGACCATTCTGGTCCGTCCGCAAGCGATTGTGCTGATCGCCATCCCTCTGCTGATTCAGACCTACACCATTTTCGCCATTGCTTATTGGGCGGCTAAGCGCTTGAAGCTTCCTCATAATGTGGCCGCACCAGCTTGTATGATTGGTACGTCGAACTTCTTTGAGCTGGCGGTGGCGGTCGCGGTGTCGCTGTTTGGTCTTCATTCTGGTGCGGCATTGGCAACTGTAGTGGGGGTGCTGGTGGAAGTGCCGGTGATGCTGTCGCTGGTTTGGTTTGCGAACCGTACCCGTGGCTGGTTTGAGATGACGGAATCATCCCAATGA
- a CDS encoding GNAT family N-acetyltransferase: protein MHNLEFRQCDETSPYWQDVERLFQGEWSEFRFRDTYKPDVQLPPVIMVLSQNTVIGGLAYSYYQEPNQVADVIWINAVSVSPPWWGKGIASELICLGVSQVSPFSQRHLYAYTNLPSLYSRLGWTVVDTECEPNHCVMRISLESEPHQQVIR, encoded by the coding sequence ATGCACAACTTAGAATTCAGACAATGCGACGAAACTAGTCCTTATTGGCAGGATGTCGAACGTCTGTTTCAAGGTGAATGGTCCGAATTCCGTTTTCGCGATACTTATAAGCCGGATGTCCAACTTCCACCTGTCATCATGGTGCTCAGTCAAAACACAGTGATTGGTGGGCTGGCTTATTCCTATTATCAGGAGCCGAATCAGGTCGCTGATGTCATTTGGATCAATGCCGTCTCTGTTTCTCCACCGTGGTGGGGAAAGGGGATTGCCAGTGAACTGATTTGTCTGGGCGTTAGTCAAGTTTCCCCTTTCAGTCAGCGTCATCTTTACGCTTACACTAACCTTCCATCACTCTATTCGCGTTTAGGTTGGACGGTAGTCGATACGGAATGTGAACCGAATCATTGTGTTATGCGTATCTCCCTAGAATCTGAGCCACATCAACAAGTCATCCGTTGA
- a CDS encoding DMT family transporter has translation MNMGYLNVLMCYLLVGISYPIAAESMNSIPVWTFIAITFAIGFAFLYIIGRATGAPAIFSLSLKTWAIISLQSLLGAVLYTAFLLYGFEYSNAISASIFTSIAPAVVLALSYFLLKEKLSSRKGLAILFAIAGVLVLTVPSSDTSGSTSFYGIVLLALSTLSTSGCVIAAKKYDVQLPALTMATGVCFTGMIFTLPLMFLLETKDIDLSLLFNGKNSITMVYYGILVWAVPYFCFFSGVTKIPASATGMAFAIIPVASTFFSIIFFDQSLTVTDGIALLMVTGSILLSESTESEATVAQPEFES, from the coding sequence ATGAATATGGGATATTTAAATGTACTAATGTGTTATCTGCTGGTTGGTATTAGTTACCCGATTGCAGCCGAATCGATGAACAGTATTCCGGTATGGACATTCATCGCTATCACCTTCGCTATTGGTTTTGCGTTCTTATACATTATCGGACGTGCGACCGGAGCCCCTGCTATCTTTTCACTTAGCCTGAAAACATGGGCAATCATCAGCTTACAGTCGTTACTTGGTGCTGTGTTATATACTGCATTCCTGCTCTACGGATTTGAATACTCAAACGCAATTTCTGCCTCAATTTTTACGAGTATCGCTCCAGCCGTAGTACTAGCACTGTCATACTTTTTGCTTAAAGAAAAGCTTAGCTCCCGCAAAGGATTAGCAATTCTGTTCGCAATCGCTGGTGTACTTGTCTTAACGGTTCCATCCAGCGACACATCCGGAAGCACATCGTTTTACGGAATCGTTCTTCTTGCACTATCGACACTTTCAACTTCAGGTTGTGTCATTGCAGCGAAGAAATACGATGTGCAACTTCCAGCCTTAACGATGGCTACAGGTGTTTGCTTTACCGGCATGATCTTTACCCTGCCGTTAATGTTCCTGCTTGAAACAAAAGATATTGACCTGTCACTACTATTTAACGGCAAAAATTCTATCACCATGGTTTACTACGGCATTCTAGTATGGGCTGTCCCTTACTTCTGCTTCTTCAGCGGTGTAACTAAGATTCCGGCAAGTGCTACCGGTATGGCGTTTGCGATAATCCCAGTAGCATCAACCTTCTTCTCTATCATTTTCTTCGACCAGTCACTGACTGTGACAGACGGTATCGCACTACTCATGGTGACCGGTTCTATCCTGCTGTCTGAGTCGACAGAATCTGAAGCCACTGTGGCACAGCCCGAGTTCGAAAGTTAA
- a CDS encoding helix-turn-helix domain-containing protein has translation MSTIFSTDTLEQKDRFNYWNDVVTKHYAPCLGIASDSTQFKATTTVQHVGSTELSHVASESIRYDRRVADLRSVPREDIFLSVMLEGEGYFEQNERQVSHQVGDILIYDSGKPYSFNYTSAYKAMLLRIPRPLIQAKVTRLDNLGGTVLNDQSSFGRLIKSLMNETSIIASSPDLINEDEFIVPTLDMLTTAISRATSTDTPIASHNKLLNEIKTYIRNHITDEELSLESVASEKGISLRTLSRLFAEAGETPRNWLQSQRLSCAYDALANKRVTNITEAALTFGYKDLSHFSRTFKKQFGYSPRELTR, from the coding sequence ATGAGCACTATTTTTTCGACTGACACATTAGAACAAAAAGATAGATTCAATTACTGGAACGATGTGGTAACTAAACACTATGCACCGTGTTTAGGAATCGCCAGTGATTCGACTCAGTTTAAAGCTACAACCACAGTTCAGCATGTCGGTTCTACAGAGTTAAGCCACGTCGCTTCAGAAAGTATTCGCTACGATCGCCGTGTAGCAGATTTACGCTCAGTTCCCAGAGAAGATATCTTTCTATCCGTGATGTTAGAAGGTGAAGGTTATTTCGAGCAGAATGAACGTCAGGTATCACATCAGGTCGGCGACATTCTGATCTATGATTCAGGCAAACCATACTCATTCAATTACACGTCAGCATATAAAGCGATGCTTTTGCGCATACCACGCCCTTTAATTCAGGCCAAAGTCACTCGGTTGGATAATCTGGGTGGCACCGTACTGAATGATCAATCGTCTTTTGGCCGGTTAATTAAATCGCTGATGAATGAAACATCGATTATCGCGTCATCACCTGACCTTATAAACGAAGACGAATTTATTGTGCCAACGCTCGATATGCTGACAACAGCCATCAGTCGGGCAACGAGTACCGATACCCCTATTGCCTCTCACAATAAACTGTTAAACGAAATCAAAACCTACATCCGTAATCATATTACTGATGAAGAGCTAAGCCTTGAAAGCGTCGCCTCTGAAAAAGGGATTTCTCTGCGCACACTCAGCCGACTATTTGCGGAGGCGGGAGAAACCCCACGCAACTGGTTACAATCGCAGCGCCTATCCTGTGCTTATGACGCATTAGCCAATAAACGAGTCACCAATATCACAGAAGCGGCACTCACCTTTGGCTATAAAGATCTGTCTCATTTCAGCCGTACCTTCAAAAAGCAATTTGGTTATTCACCAAGAGAACTGACAAGATAG
- a CDS encoding sugar ABC transporter substrate-binding protein — MKTKSLVKHSLTALATTAALASAMSASVAQAAEGKSVILLQPTEECTYCADYLRFFKQEATAAGLNFETTTSPFDPANQANQVEQAIAKRPDAIILWPVDANALIPSMRKIQKAGIPLIISDALPAKQSEKFWDVYTGGNSEEIGRESAKAMVDAFEAKGFGKKGEIFVITGTPGAPTSIGRMKGFTEELNKLAPDIKILGEQPGNWDQNVSMTAASSLFTRFGDQVEGVYAVEDLMMAGVIVAAERANIDAKKLALVGVGCEVPGYKNIKAGIQYATVLSDAYSDAKYAVDAAVKLLDGEKLDKYIYMPNPIITKDNLSECKGIQDL, encoded by the coding sequence ATGAAAACAAAATCACTGGTAAAACACTCTTTGACTGCGCTGGCAACCACAGCAGCATTAGCTTCAGCAATGTCGGCTTCAGTTGCACAAGCCGCTGAAGGTAAATCAGTCATCTTGCTGCAACCAACAGAAGAATGTACCTACTGTGCTGACTATTTACGTTTCTTCAAACAAGAAGCAACAGCCGCCGGGTTGAATTTTGAAACAACAACCAGCCCATTTGACCCTGCTAATCAGGCCAATCAGGTTGAACAGGCGATTGCTAAACGCCCGGATGCAATCATCCTTTGGCCGGTCGATGCTAACGCTTTGATTCCATCAATGCGCAAGATCCAAAAAGCGGGTATTCCACTGATCATCAGTGATGCACTTCCTGCAAAACAGTCTGAAAAATTTTGGGATGTTTACACGGGTGGTAACAGTGAAGAGATAGGTCGTGAATCGGCTAAAGCAATGGTTGATGCATTTGAAGCAAAAGGTTTTGGCAAAAAAGGCGAAATTTTTGTGATTACCGGTACGCCGGGAGCTCCAACGTCGATTGGCCGAATGAAAGGCTTTACCGAAGAACTTAACAAGCTTGCTCCGGATATCAAAATCCTTGGTGAACAACCGGGTAACTGGGATCAGAATGTCTCTATGACGGCGGCTTCTTCACTCTTTACTCGTTTTGGCGATCAGGTTGAAGGTGTATACGCGGTAGAAGATCTGATGATGGCGGGTGTAATTGTTGCAGCTGAGCGTGCCAATATTGATGCGAAGAAACTTGCTCTGGTTGGTGTGGGTTGTGAAGTCCCTGGATATAAAAATATCAAAGCAGGCATTCAGTACGCTACGGTATTATCCGATGCCTACAGTGATGCGAAATACGCGGTAGATGCAGCGGTTAAACTGCTGGATGGTGAGAAGCTGGATAAATATATCTATATGCCAAACCCAATTATCACTAAAGACAACTTGAGTGAGTGTAAAGGTATTCAAGACCTATAA
- a CDS encoding ABC transporter permease, with product MKSKWNSSDILRVFLFIAIPVFFACMNSFFLTSGNLFALMQNFGLVGLVALGLVLTMIVGEFDLSVASMVAVGGLILAKTGVDSAVIGVFWAVMFGLVVGLINAAFIIKLKVSSLVSTLGMMILLSGFAYWIADGNVVPYYNFDASDVLDAQIAYVLSPRILITVAAMIVVYLLLSFTRLGRDLYATGSHRQSAIMSGANTSAALCVAFGCSGMLAALAGALISISLATGSPTLGDTLLIQAASAAILGGVSLGGGVGKIHQVAVGVMILAALGNGLSLMGASSATTLLVNGCVLGFVVLMNGDLSSLRLNLLKKTHG from the coding sequence ATGAAATCTAAATGGAATTCGTCAGATATATTACGAGTCTTTCTGTTTATCGCTATACCGGTATTTTTTGCCTGTATGAATAGTTTCTTCTTAACCAGCGGTAATCTTTTTGCCTTAATGCAGAATTTTGGCTTAGTCGGATTGGTGGCGTTAGGTTTGGTTCTCACCATGATTGTTGGTGAGTTCGACCTGTCAGTGGCTTCAATGGTTGCAGTTGGCGGTCTTATTTTGGCTAAAACCGGTGTAGACAGTGCTGTTATCGGTGTGTTTTGGGCTGTGATGTTTGGCTTGGTTGTCGGTCTGATTAATGCCGCGTTCATCATTAAGCTAAAAGTCTCATCTTTAGTGAGCACATTAGGCATGATGATTCTGTTATCAGGTTTTGCATATTGGATCGCTGATGGCAACGTTGTCCCTTATTACAACTTTGATGCATCAGATGTTTTAGACGCTCAAATAGCCTACGTACTTTCTCCACGTATCTTAATTACCGTTGCTGCGATGATAGTGGTGTATCTGCTACTGAGCTTTACACGTCTTGGAAGAGACCTCTATGCGACGGGCAGCCACAGACAATCTGCAATTATGAGTGGAGCTAACACATCTGCCGCATTATGTGTCGCATTTGGTTGCTCTGGCATGCTTGCAGCCTTAGCGGGCGCATTGATTTCAATAAGCCTTGCTACCGGTTCCCCAACATTAGGCGACACGCTTCTGATTCAGGCAGCCTCTGCAGCCATTCTGGGTGGTGTCTCACTTGGCGGAGGCGTAGGGAAAATTCATCAGGTTGCGGTAGGAGTAATGATTCTCGCCGCATTAGGCAATGGCTTAAGCCTTATGGGTGCAAGCTCTGCCACTACATTACTCGTTAACGGTTGTGTTCTTGGGTTTGTCGTTCTGATGAACGGGGACCTTAGTTCATTACGCTTAAATCTGCTTAAAAAAACACATGGATAA
- a CDS encoding ABC transporter permease, with translation MIRAASSKSTLPFMSLSGAAFSPTRIQATSVRIAIVIVALLASVFIEGFATAQNLSSILFSTVSVGIAACGLALVTISGNLFMLSISATTSISTIVFASSLQLGIPAAIILTLAVGIIFGVIQGAAVGAMKTNPIITTIAASSVITGIGSWVSGGRTITSDVGVHWLGVGHIFPGVPNQIFILIFVLFACEFFLSRMRLGREIQLIGINSTTAKLSGLRVGLAVAMAYIIASSTASLTGILIASQNSQGNLSLGAGLDFSAIAAVLVGGVAIAGGHGRIKDAVFGALFLAVVGNVLLLAGFSLDMQLMVKGAVVLISVVLGALLSRKRK, from the coding sequence ATGATACGAGCAGCTTCTTCAAAATCAACGTTACCTTTTATGTCGCTAAGCGGTGCGGCATTTTCTCCGACCCGAATTCAGGCAACATCGGTCAGAATCGCGATTGTCATTGTGGCTCTGTTGGCGAGTGTGTTTATTGAAGGGTTTGCGACTGCGCAAAACCTCAGTTCAATTCTGTTTTCAACGGTATCGGTAGGGATTGCTGCCTGCGGATTGGCACTGGTTACCATTAGTGGCAACCTGTTTATGCTGTCTATCAGTGCCACAACGTCAATCTCCACGATTGTTTTCGCTAGCTCATTACAGCTAGGAATTCCCGCTGCGATTATTTTGACATTAGCCGTAGGGATTATCTTTGGTGTGATTCAGGGCGCTGCCGTCGGTGCGATGAAAACCAACCCTATCATTACTACGATAGCCGCGTCATCGGTTATCACCGGTATCGGTTCCTGGGTGTCGGGCGGCCGGACTATTACCAGTGATGTCGGTGTTCACTGGCTTGGTGTTGGTCATATATTTCCGGGTGTTCCAAACCAGATATTTATTCTGATATTCGTCTTGTTTGCGTGTGAATTCTTTTTATCTCGTATGCGATTAGGACGTGAAATACAGCTGATTGGTATTAACTCCACAACGGCTAAGTTATCCGGGTTACGCGTGGGGCTGGCGGTTGCCATGGCTTACATTATTGCCTCTTCAACCGCTTCTTTGACCGGTATTCTGATCGCGTCTCAAAACTCTCAAGGAAACCTGTCTTTGGGTGCGGGGCTAGATTTTAGTGCGATTGCTGCGGTTTTGGTTGGCGGTGTCGCCATAGCCGGCGGGCATGGTCGTATCAAGGATGCTGTATTTGGTGCATTGTTCCTGGCTGTCGTCGGAAACGTATTGTTGCTGGCGGGCTTTTCTCTCGACATGCAGTTGATGGTGAAAGGTGCTGTTGTTCTTATTTCTGTAGTGCTGGGCGCATTACTGTCTCGTAAGCGTAAATAA
- a CDS encoding sugar ABC transporter ATP-binding protein — MEAKNILTASHISKRYGGVFALNDVSFSLRSGEILGLCGENGAGKSTLVKILGGYVTPDTGTLDIGGMQVELGKRVDPSLITIVHQELSILPHLSVLDNIVIGMKENGQLYRRSRYTEQVTKLLADVGLEHISPFQLAETLSLAERQLVEIARGLASGAHVLLLDEPTATLSDAEIEKVFSIMRKLKAAGTTLVIISHRLDEVFTITDRVTVFRGGKHIFTRNTKDVTGPELVSAMLGHEVERGVIRPQRPHGKVLLECKDVQIENGYGPLDFTCHKGEIVAVVGQLGAGADLFLRTLAGLAPVEQGELLLNQKPVSLDSIYDAEQHSISYVPEDRAGKGAFLEAPIGMNLTSRALDVLSRWGVISKSEDTRNGVELAESFTLNPDRNHEPVSSLSGGNQQKVVLGKAIATNPDLLLLNEPTRGVDIGARADIYQRLRDRADQGLSIVFYSTDLEEILDFADRIVTVFKGEIINSVLRKDATQESILQDILHGKVRDAA, encoded by the coding sequence ATGGAAGCAAAAAATATACTGACGGCAAGTCACATATCTAAACGATATGGTGGCGTGTTCGCTCTAAACGATGTCAGTTTTTCTCTCCGTAGTGGAGAAATTCTCGGCTTATGCGGGGAAAACGGAGCGGGCAAAAGCACGCTGGTCAAAATCCTGGGTGGTTATGTCACACCAGATACCGGAACTTTAGATATTGGGGGAATGCAGGTCGAGCTCGGCAAACGTGTTGACCCGTCTTTGATTACTATTGTTCATCAGGAACTGTCTATTCTGCCTCACCTGAGTGTTCTGGATAACATCGTTATCGGCATGAAAGAAAATGGGCAACTCTATCGCAGAAGTCGTTATACCGAGCAAGTCACCAAGCTGCTTGCTGATGTTGGATTAGAACATATTTCTCCTTTTCAGCTTGCAGAGACACTTTCTTTAGCGGAAAGACAACTGGTCGAGATTGCACGCGGGCTGGCAAGCGGTGCCCACGTACTGCTTCTTGATGAGCCAACTGCGACATTGTCTGACGCAGAAATTGAAAAAGTTTTTTCTATTATGCGCAAGCTTAAAGCGGCTGGCACCACTTTGGTTATTATCAGCCACCGGTTGGATGAAGTTTTCACCATTACCGATCGAGTGACGGTATTTCGTGGCGGCAAGCATATCTTTACTCGTAATACTAAAGATGTCACCGGACCGGAGCTGGTTAGCGCAATGTTAGGCCATGAAGTGGAGAGGGGCGTAATCAGACCTCAACGACCACATGGAAAAGTGCTGCTCGAATGTAAAGATGTGCAGATAGAGAATGGTTACGGGCCGCTAGATTTTACCTGCCATAAAGGTGAGATTGTTGCTGTTGTTGGGCAACTTGGCGCTGGTGCTGATCTATTTTTACGCACATTGGCAGGTTTAGCCCCGGTAGAACAAGGGGAGTTATTGCTAAACCAAAAGCCGGTTTCTCTTGATTCTATCTATGATGCTGAACAGCATTCTATCTCTTATGTCCCGGAAGACAGGGCAGGCAAAGGTGCATTTTTAGAAGCGCCGATTGGTATGAATTTAACGTCAAGAGCGCTGGATGTTTTGTCTCGCTGGGGCGTAATTTCAAAGTCTGAAGATACCCGAAATGGCGTGGAGCTAGCGGAATCATTTACGCTAAATCCCGACCGAAATCATGAACCTGTTTCTTCACTCAGTGGTGGCAACCAACAGAAAGTCGTTCTGGGCAAAGCCATTGCGACTAATCCCGATTTATTACTACTTAACGAGCCAACTCGTGGGGTGGATATTGGTGCCCGTGCCGATATTTATCAACGGTTAAGAGACCGTGCTGACCAAGGGCTTTCTATCGTTTTCTACTCAACGGATCTGGAAGAGATTCTTGATTTCGCTGACCGCATAGTCACGGTATTTAAAGGTGAAATTATTAACAGCGTATTAAGGAAAGATGCGACTCAAGAAAGCATCTTACAAGACATTTTGCATGGAAAAGTGAGGGATGCAGCATGA
- a CDS encoding arginase family protein: MSVENNKTLRLLMPQWQGGNNHAYYFGAQLLAWLAPEANGPVEQVNVTFDENRQLENENGIVGRSEIIPQIQHAKELIQKHSPDSLVVLGGDCLVDLAPFAYLQEKYGDDLGILWVDAHPDIMTSEEFEHSHASVLRALMGEGDSDLTNFVSTPIKTNKIMYAGVNNESEFEANFLKDRNMRVCRPEEIQSEITSIQKWVEEENIKVLAIHLDLDVLSIANFGSLLFKNPNVPADAYEGIAQGQITLEDVVKVINVASENTEVVGLGIAEHLPWDSLNLKNMLEKLPLLGKK, from the coding sequence ATGTCTGTAGAAAATAACAAAACCCTTCGACTACTCATGCCACAATGGCAAGGCGGAAACAATCACGCTTACTATTTCGGTGCTCAGTTGCTGGCCTGGTTAGCGCCTGAAGCGAACGGTCCGGTTGAACAAGTGAATGTCACTTTTGACGAAAACCGTCAGCTTGAGAACGAAAATGGGATTGTGGGTCGTTCAGAGATCATCCCTCAAATTCAACACGCAAAAGAGCTTATCCAAAAACACTCGCCGGATAGTCTGGTTGTTCTTGGCGGTGACTGTCTGGTTGATTTAGCACCATTTGCTTACTTGCAAGAAAAGTACGGAGATGATCTGGGTATTCTTTGGGTGGATGCTCATCCGGATATCATGACATCTGAAGAATTTGAACATTCTCATGCATCGGTATTACGTGCTCTGATGGGTGAAGGTGACAGCGATCTGACTAACTTTGTTAGTACGCCAATTAAAACGAACAAGATTATGTACGCTGGAGTTAATAACGAAAGCGAGTTTGAAGCGAACTTCCTGAAAGACCGCAACATGCGTGTGTGTCGCCCGGAAGAGATTCAAAGTGAAATTACTTCGATTCAAAAATGGGTAGAAGAAGAGAACATTAAGGTACTGGCGATTCACCTTGATCTTGATGTTCTTAGTATCGCGAACTTCGGCTCATTGTTGTTCAAAAATCCAAATGTACCGGCAGATGCCTATGAAGGGATCGCTCAGGGGCAGATCACTCTGGAAGACGTTGTAAAAGTTATTAACGTAGCCAGCGAAAACACCGAAGTTGTGGGCTTGGGTATCGCTGAACACTTGCCATGGGATTCATTGAACCTGAAAAACATGCTTGAAAAGCTGCCTTTGCTGGGTAAGAAATAA
- a CDS encoding cyclase family protein, whose amino-acid sequence MTKIVVKEYIELNHKLEHGMETYPGLSHVEVYDHFPRFGNNALIDGINLLGISGTYIDAPYHEDPDGDKICDYPLEKLAHLPLIVVNKPDSRVSFEVEDFEGLDVTGKAVLLNSKHDQFFGKEEYGINTPYLSVEAADYLVKQGVVLVGIDSPLVDNIETSESAIPVHNILLSNGIVICEDMTNIAAAEGKDAYLTAVPPRVPLASFPARVFATVYE is encoded by the coding sequence ATGACTAAGATAGTTGTGAAGGAATATATCGAACTTAACCACAAGTTAGAACATGGAATGGAAACTTACCCGGGGCTTAGCCATGTCGAGGTGTATGACCATTTCCCTCGATTTGGCAATAATGCTCTGATTGACGGCATTAACTTGCTGGGTATTTCCGGTACGTATATCGATGCGCCTTATCATGAAGACCCGGATGGTGACAAGATTTGTGATTACCCATTAGAAAAATTAGCTCACCTTCCGCTTATTGTGGTGAATAAGCCAGACAGCAGAGTCTCTTTTGAAGTAGAAGATTTTGAAGGCTTAGATGTGACAGGTAAAGCGGTACTGCTTAACAGCAAGCATGACCAGTTTTTTGGTAAGGAAGAGTACGGGATTAATACGCCATACCTTTCTGTTGAAGCGGCCGATTATTTAGTAAAGCAAGGCGTTGTTCTGGTTGGGATAGATTCTCCGTTGGTTGATAACATCGAAACCTCGGAATCAGCGATTCCGGTTCACAACATTTTATTGAGCAATGGCATTGTGATTTGTGAAGATATGACCAACATCGCTGCCGCAGAAGGCAAAGATGCCTATTTGACTGCGGTTCCGCCCCGAGTCCCACTTGCCAGCTTCCCTGCACGTGTATTTGCAACAGTTTATGAGTGA